The Triticum dicoccoides isolate Atlit2015 ecotype Zavitan chromosome 6A, WEW_v2.0, whole genome shotgun sequence genome has a window encoding:
- the LOC119318684 gene encoding 4-hydroxybenzoate polyprenyltransferase, mitochondrial isoform X1 — MLARLDKPIGTWLLAWPCMWSITIAAMPGELPDLKMLALFGCGAVLLRGAGCTVNDLLDRDIDNKVERTKSRPFASGALTPSQGVAFLGGQLLLGLGILLQLNNFSRVLGASSLLLVFSYPLMKRFTFWPQAYLGLTFNWGALLGWAAIRGSLDPAVILPLYTAGICWTLVYDTIYAHQDKEDDLKVGVKSTALRFGDSTKQWISAFGAASIGSLALSGYNAELAWPYYPLLTAGAAHLAWQISTVDLSDRADCNRKFVSNKWFGALVSSGILLGRLAS, encoded by the exons ATGCTCGCCCGCCTCGACAAGCCCATCGGCACCTGGCTCCTCGCCTGGCCCTGCATGTG GTCAATCACGATAGCAGCGATGCCGGGGGAGCTCCCCGACTTGAAAATGCTGGCGCTCTTCGGATGCGGGGCTGTCCTCCTCAGGGGAGCTGGTTGCACGGTGAATGATCTTCTCGACCGCGACATTGATAACAAG GTTGAGCGCACCAAAAGCAGGCCTTTTGCATCAGGCGCTCTAACCCCTTCTCAAGGCGTGGCCTTCCTCGGAGGTCAGCTACTGCTGGGATTGGGCATTCTTCTCCAACTTAACAACTTCAG CCGTGTTCTTGGGGCATCTTCTCTTCTTCTGGTGTTTTCTTATCCCCTGATGAAGAGGTTCACATTTTGG CCTCAGGCATATCTCGGCTTAACCTTCAACTGGGGAGCTTTGTTAGGATGGGCTGCTATCAGAGGGAGCTTAGACCCTGCAGTCATCCTTCCACTGTATACTGCTGGTATATGTTGGACATTGGTGTATGATACCATATATGCACATCAG GACAAAGAAGATGACCTCAAAGTAGGTGTCAAGTCCACAGCATTAAGGTTTGGGGATTCGACCAAGCAATGGATCAGTGCCTTTGGCGCTGCATCTATTGGCAGCTTAGCGCTCAGTGGCTACAATGCTGAACTTG CGTGGCCCTACTACCCTCTTCTGACAGCTGGAGCTGCACATTTGGCATGGCAGATTTCAACCGTTGACTTATCTGACCGTGCAGATTGCAACAGGAA ATTTGTCTCAAATAAGTGGTTTGGAGCTTTGGTATCCAGTGGAATCTTGTTGGGACGACTTGCGTCATGA
- the LOC119314792 gene encoding peamaclein-like codes for MASASNTLPLLLLVGVLAVALAVAVDAHHPAPGGDDDDRQLMAAGGGGRTLLGIDCPKACEARCGRNWKNEMCNKMCNICCGKCSCVPSGTGQDTRNECPCYANMKNTKNGKPKCP; via the exons ATGGCGTCCGCCTCCAAcactctccctctccttctcttgGTCGGCGTCCTCGCCGTCGCCCTGGCGGTGGCCGTAGACGCGCATCATCCGGCTCCGGGCGGCGATGATGATGATCGTCAGCTGATG gcggcgggcggcggcgggaggacgCTGCTGGGCATAGACTGCCCGAAGGCGTGCGAGGCACGCTGCGGGAGGAACTGGAAGAACGAGATGTGCAACAAGATGTGCAACATCTGCTGCGGCAAGTGCAGCTGCGTCCCCTCCGGCACCGGCCAGGACACCCGCAACGAGTGcccctgctacgccaacatgaagAACACCAAGAACGGCAAACCCAAGTGCCCCTAA
- the LOC119318684 gene encoding 4-hydroxybenzoate polyprenyltransferase, mitochondrial isoform X2: MLARLDKPIGTWLLAWPCMWSITIAAMPGELPDLKMLALFGCGAVLLRGAGCTVNDLLDRDIDNKVERTKSRPFASGALTPSQGVAFLGGQLLLGLGILLQLNNFSRVLGASSLLLVFSYPLMKRFTFWPQAYLGLTFNWGALLGWAAIRGSLDPAVILPLYTAGICWTLVYDTIYAHQVFYWWHSFISKLCKSNSSGLSWFLMIISVTCQDKEDDLKVGVKSTALRFGDSTKQWISAFGAASIGSLALSGYNAELAWPYYPLLTAGAAHLAWQISTVDLSDRADCNRKFVSNKWFGALVSSGILLGRLAS; this comes from the exons ATGCTCGCCCGCCTCGACAAGCCCATCGGCACCTGGCTCCTCGCCTGGCCCTGCATGTG GTCAATCACGATAGCAGCGATGCCGGGGGAGCTCCCCGACTTGAAAATGCTGGCGCTCTTCGGATGCGGGGCTGTCCTCCTCAGGGGAGCTGGTTGCACGGTGAATGATCTTCTCGACCGCGACATTGATAACAAG GTTGAGCGCACCAAAAGCAGGCCTTTTGCATCAGGCGCTCTAACCCCTTCTCAAGGCGTGGCCTTCCTCGGAGGTCAGCTACTGCTGGGATTGGGCATTCTTCTCCAACTTAACAACTTCAG CCGTGTTCTTGGGGCATCTTCTCTTCTTCTGGTGTTTTCTTATCCCCTGATGAAGAGGTTCACATTTTGG CCTCAGGCATATCTCGGCTTAACCTTCAACTGGGGAGCTTTGTTAGGATGGGCTGCTATCAGAGGGAGCTTAGACCCTGCAGTCATCCTTCCACTGTATACTGCTGGTATATGTTGGACATTGGTGTATGATACCATATATGCACATCAGGTATTTTACTGGTGGCATTCTTTCATATCTAAACTGTGCAAAAGCAACTCATCGGGATTGTCGTGGTTTCTTATGATCATATCTGTTACATGTCAGGACAAAGAAGATGACCTCAAAGTAGGTGTCAAGTCCACAGCATTAAGGTTTGGGGATTCGACCAAGCAATGGATCAGTGCCTTTGGCGCTGCATCTATTGGCAGCTTAGCGCTCAGTGGCTACAATGCTGAACTTG CGTGGCCCTACTACCCTCTTCTGACAGCTGGAGCTGCACATTTGGCATGGCAGATTTCAACCGTTGACTTATCTGACCGTGCAGATTGCAACAGGAA ATTTGTCTCAAATAAGTGGTTTGGAGCTTTGGTATCCAGTGGAATCTTGTTGGGACGACTTGCGTCATGA